GGCGTGGCCAACGTGATCCGCCACTTTTTGCCCGCTATGGCCGATCGCAACAGCGGCGTGATCGTCAACTTCAGCTCGGGCTGGGGCCGGTCGACCTCGCCGGAGGTGGCCCCCTACTGCGCCAGCAAGTGGGCCATCGAGGGTCTCACCCAGTCCCTGGCTCAGGAGCTGCCCCTGGGCATGGCGGCGATCGCCCTCAACCCCGGCATCATCCACACCGACATGCTGGAAATCTGCTTTGGCCCAGCGGCAGCCTCCTACACCCCCCTCAAAGTCTGGGGCCGCCGCGCCGTGGCTTTTTTGCTCAAGCTCAGCGCCCGCGACAATGGCGCGGCCCTGACGGTGCCCGCCTAGCTGCGAAAACTCCTAGACCGGGAGGGCGAACCCGAAGCAATCCTCGTACAATACTGGGCACGGACTGTCGCAGATGTTGATCCATGCCCATGACCGTTTCCCTCCGCCGCTGGTGGCGTCGCTGGTTGGCGATCGCCTGCTGCGGGCTGATGGCGATCGCCCTTCCCGCCTGTAGCCTCGAAAACTTCAAAAACCAAGACACGGCCCAGGTGCCGCAGGTGGTGGGCATCACCACCACCGAGCCCAAAACCTTTAACTACGTCCTCAGCCAGCAGTCGCCCAACGTCTTCGGCTTTCTCTACGAAGGGCTGATCACCGAAGACGCCCAGGGCGCCATCGTGCCGGCCCAAGCCGAGTCCTGGGAGGTCTCCGACGACAATCTGCGCATCCGGTTTCGGCTCCGGGAGGGGCTCAAGTGGTCCGACGGCGAACCCCTGACCGCCGATGACGTTGTCTTCACCTACGATCAGGTCTACCTCAACCCCGACATCCCCACCGATGCCCGGGACGTGCTGCGCATCGGCGTCAGCGGCCAGCTCCCCAGCGTCCGCAAAATCAGCGATCGCGAAGTGGAGTTCACCACCCCCGAGCCCTTTGCGCCCTTCCTGCGCATCACCGGCTTCCCCATCCTGCCCCAGCACTCCCTCGAGCCCCTGGTTACCCAAAAAGAACCCGACGGCCGCCCCAAATTCGTCACGGCCCTGGGCATCGACACCCCGCCCCAAGACATCATCGTCAACGGTCCGTACACCATCGAGCGCTACATCACCAACCAGCGCGTGGTCTTTCGCCGCAACCCCCACTACTGGCAGCGCGACGATCAGGGAAACCCGCTGCCCTCCATTGAGCGCTTTGTCTGGCAGATCGTCGAATCCCCCGAAACGGGCCTGCTCCAGTTCCGGGCCGGCGGCCTGGATCTGCTCAATATCGGCGTCGCCTCCTTTGCCCTGCTCAAGCAGGAAGAAAAGCGCAGCAACTTCACCATCTACAATGGCGGCCCCGACTCCGGCACCACCTTCATTTCCTTCAACCTGAACAAGGGCAGCCGCAACGGCAAACCTCTGATCGACCCCATCAAGTCCCGCTGGTTCAACACGGTGGAATTTCGTCAGGCGGTGGCCTACGCCATCGATCGCGAAAAGATGATCAACAACACCCTGCGCGGCTTGGGACAGCCCCAGGATTCGCCCATCTCGGTCCAGAGCCCCTACTATCTCTCCCGCCAGGAGGGCCTCAAGGTCTACGACCACAACCCCGAGAAGGCGCGGCAGCTGCTCCAGTCGGTGGGCTTCCGCTATGACGCGGCCAATCAGCTGCTCGATCAGGACGGCAACCGGGTGCGCTTTACGCTGCTGGCGCCGACCGGCGGCCGCCTCGGTGACTCCATCGGCTCCCAGATTCGCCAAGATCTCGGCAAGATCGGCATGCAGGTGGACTTCCAGCCCATCGACTTCGGCACGCTGGTGGAAAAAATCACCAATTCTTTGGACTGGGAGTGCCACTTCCTGGCCTTTACCGGCGGCGTCGAGCCCAACAACGGCTTCAATATCTGGTCGCCGGACGGAGGCCTCCATAGCTTCAACCAAAAGCCGCTGCCGGGACAGCCGCCGGTCGAAGGGCGGGAGGTCTACGACTGGGAGGCCCGCATTGGAGAGCTCTATATCCAGGGGGCTCGGGAGCTCGATGAGGCGAAGCGCAAGGCAATCTATGCCGAAACCCAGCAGCTAGCCCAGGAGTACCTGCCCTACATCCACTTGGTGAATGGCTACGCCCTGGCGGCGGTGAAAAATCGCTTGCAGAATGTCGAGATGTCGCCGCTGCAGAGCAGCGTGTACCAGATCCTGTGGAATGCACCGCTGCTGCGGCTGGTGGAGCAGTCGGCGCTGAAGGCGGAGCTGCGAGCGGAGTAGCGATGGAAAGGGTGCGATCGCTCCTTAAGAAGCGTCAGGGCTGGAAACGGGCGATCGCTCTGTGTCTGGCGATCGCCCTGTGTCTGGTGGGCTGCCGCTCCTCCGAGCTGCGGGTGGCTGCCGCCCAGGGCTCCCAGATCGTCCTGGCGACCCTGAGCAACCCCAAAACCTTTAACCAGGCCCTCAACCAGGAGTTTCCCAATGTTTTTCTGTTTACCTACGAGGGGCTGACGGCGGAAAACGGGGAAACGGGCTTCATCGAGCCGGCCCTCGCCGAGGCCTGGACGATCTCGGAGGACGGCACGCGGGTGCGCTTTCGGCTGCGGGAGGGGCTGCGCTGGTCCGACGGCGAGCCCCTGACCGCCGATGACGTGATTTTTACCTATCAACAGGTGATCTTCAACCCCGACATCCCCACGGACGGAGCCGACGGTCTGCGCATTGGGGCCGAGGGCCGCTTCCCCGAGGTCCAGAAACGCAGCGATCGCGAGGTGGAGTTCATCTTGCCGGAGCCCTTCGCGCCCCTGCTGCGCACCACCATTGGTCCCCCCACCGGCGTCGCGATCCTGCCCCGCCATGCCCTAGAGGCCGCCACCCGCACCCGCAACCCCGACGGCACGCTGGAGTTTCTCTCGACCTGGTCCACGGGGGCGGACCCGCGCTCCATCGTGACCAGCGGCCCCTACCTGATCGACCAGTACGTGCCAGGGCAGCGAGTGATTTTTCGCCGCAATCCCTACTACTGGCGGCGGGATGAGGCAGGCCAGCCGCTCCCCTATATCGACCGGGTAATCTGGCAAATCGTCGAGTCCACCGATACCCAGCTGCTGCGGTTTCGGTCGGGGGATCTGGACGTGATGGGAGATACGCGCCCCCTGCGGCCGGAGTACTTTGCGCTGCTGCGGCGGGAGGAGGATCGGGGAAACTTCCAGGTCTACGGCGGTGGCCCCTGGTCGGGAACGACGTTCTTGAGCTTTAACCTCAACCAGGGCCGCGACGCCCAGGGGCAGCCGGTGGTGAATCCGGTGAAGGCGCGCTGGTTTCAGCAGAAGGCGTTTCGGCAGGCGGTGGCCTACGCCATCGATCGCCCCAAGCTGCTCAACAATGTGTTTCGCGGCCTGGGAGAGCTGCAAGACTCGCCGGTGTCTTTCCAGAGCCCCTACTTTTTGTCGCCAGACCAGGGCCTCAAGACCTATGGTTATGACCCAGCCAAGGCGCGATCGCTGCTGGAGTCGGCGGGGTTTCGCTATGGCGATCGCGGCGAGCTCTTGGATAGCGACGGCAACCGGGTGCAGTTCACCCTACTCACCAACAGCGGCAACAAGATCCGTGAGGCGATCGGCTCCCAAATTCGCAGCGACTTGGCCAAGATCGGCATGCAGGTGGACTTCACGCCCATCGACTTCAATGCTTTGACCAGCAAGCTGACGGACTCCCGCGACTGGGACGCCCACCTGATCGGCTTCACCGGCAGCGCTGAACCTCACTCCGGCGCTAATCTGTGGACTAGCGGCGGCGGCTCCCACGTCTTCAACCTCGGTCCCCAGCCCGGCCAGCCGCCCCTCGACGGCTGGCAGCCCTACCCCTGGGAGCGGGAGATCGACCGGCTGTTTACGGCGGGGGCTCAGGAGCTAGACGAAGCGAAGCGGCGGGCGATCTACGGCGAGTTTCAGCAAATCGTCCAGGAGGAGCTGCCGGTGATTCACCTGGTGGCGGAGTTGGCGCTGATGGCGGGGCGCGATCGCCTCGACGGCGTAAAGTACTCCAGCTTGCCGACCTGGGGCCTGTGGAACCTGCGAGAAATTAAAATCAAAAACGACTAACCCCTTTGGGGGCGACCTTTTTCTGAGAGAGAGCCGTGACTGAACCTGAAGCGCTGCGTGTTTTGCTGGAGTCGGTAGCGGCTGGCCAGACCAGCCCCGACTCTGCCCTGGAGAAACTGAGATATTTTGACTTTGAGCCGGTGGGCGAATTTGCCAACATCGACCACCACCGCGCCCTGCGAACGGGCTTCCCAGAGGTGATCTGGGGACCGGGCAAAACGCCGGGCCAGATCGCCGAAATCATGCAGGTGATGCGCCAGCGGACCTCGGTGGTGATGGCGACGCGCATCACGCCGGAGGTGGCTGCCCAGATCGAGCAGCAGGTGCCGGATGCGCGCTACTTTCCCATGGCCCGCATTTGCGCGCTGGCGCCGGAGCACCTCGAGCCCCGCTACCCCGGCACCATCAGCTTGCTGTCGGCGGGGACGGCGGACCTAGCGGTGGCCGAAGAGGCGGCGATGACGGCGGAGCTGTCGGGCTTTCGGGTGCGGCGGCTGTGGGATGTGGGGGTGGCCGGCATCCATCGCCTGCTAAATAATCGCCACGTAATCGATCAGGCCGATGTGCTGATCGTGGTGGCGGGTATGGAAGGGGCGCTGCCCAGCGTGGTGGCGGGTTTGGCCTCCTGTCCGGTGATCGCAGTGCCGACCAGCGTGGGCTATGGGGCGAGCTTCCAGGGGCTGTCGGCGCTCCTGACGATGCTAAATTCCTGTGCGGCCGGAATTGGCGTTGTGAATATTGATAATGGCTTCGGGGCGGCGGTGCTGGCCGGTCAGATTTTGCGGACGGCTCACCGCCTAGCGCGATCGCCCGTTGGGGATGCGTGACGAACCTGGGAGCCTGCGATCGCCCCCACAGTGGCGTCGGGGATGGGGATGTGCGAAATTCCAGCTAGGGTCGTTGTAGACCGTCCTCAAAACCAGACTCGTTCCCTCCCTGCGGCTGGCAACGGCAAAAGGTGCGATCGCCCAGATTCCAAAGCCCCCCTCAACAGCAGCCATGCCCAGAGATCAAATTCTCGCTAGCTTAACGCCTCGCGGACTGCTCCGGCGGTTTATCCTGCGGCCCATTCAGCGCCTGATCTATCGCCGGACGGTCCTGCTGCTGGTCTTGCTGGTGCTGGCGGGTGGCCTGGCTGCCTTCTGGAATACCTCGCGCTTGGCGTCCAACTTGGTCGAGACCCAGGCCCTGCGCAACGCCACCCTGTACGCCCAGGTGATCCAGGAGGCCCGCACCCTCTACAACACCGACGTCGTTCAGCGCCTGGAGCAATCCTCTGGGGTGACTGTCACCCATGCCTATCGCGAGCAAGAGGGGGCTGTCCCGCTACCGGCGACCTACCTGATCGAGCTGGGGCACCGCATCGAGGACACCAACTCTGGCATGGTGGTGCGCCTCTTTAGCAACTACCCTTTTCCCTGGCGTCAGGCTACCGGCGGTCCCCAGGACGACTTTGAGCGAGCGGCGATCGCCCAGCTCCAGCGCGACCCCCAGACCCCCTTTACTCGCCTGGAAACCTTCAATGGTCAGGCTAGCTTTCGCTATGCCCAGGCCGACATCCTCAAGGCGAGCTGCGTCAACTGCCACAACCAGCACCCCGACAGCCCCAAGCGAGACTGGAAGGCCGGGGACGTGCGGGGAATTTTGGAGATCATTACGCCCCTGGACTCGGTGATCGAGCAGACTCGCGAGGGACTGCGGGGGACGGCCCTGACCATGCTGATCCTCTCGGTCTTGGCGCTGGTGGGTCTGCTGCTGGTGATCGGGCGGCTGCGCCAGACCTCCCAGGAGCTGGAGCTGCGGGTGGCCGATCGCACGCTGGCTCTGCGGGAGACCAATGCCGAGCTGGCGCGGGAGCAGCAAAAGGCTGAGCAGCTGCTGCTGAATATCTTGCCTCAGCCGATCGCCGAGAAGCTCAAGCAGGGCCACAACCACATCGCCAATGGCTTTTCGGACGTGACGATTTTGTTCGCTGACATTGTCGGCTTTACGGAGCTGTCGGCCCAGATTGCGCCGGAGCAGCTGGTGGGCCTGCTCAACGAGATTTTCTCGGCCTTTGATCATCTGACCGAGCAGTTCGGCCTAGAGAAAATCAAGACGATTGGCGATGCCTACATGGTGGTGGGGGGCCTGCCGATGCCGCGCCCCGACCACGCGGAGGCGATCGCCGAGATGGCCCTGGCCATGCTGGAAGCGGTCGAGCACTTCAACCAAAGCCACGACTTCGAGCTGAGCATCCGCATCGGCATCAACACCGGCCCGGTGGTGGCGGGGGTGATCGGCACCAAGAAATTTATTTATGACCTGTGGGGCGACACGGTGAATGTGGCCAGCCGCATGGAGTCC
This genomic stretch from Geitlerinema sp. PCC 7407 harbors:
- a CDS encoding SDR family oxidoreductase: MANQRVVVITGVSRGLGRAMTEEFVLAGHQVLGCVQTPEAAAELQARFGAPHDFAVVDVTEEDQVQAWAERAIAQYGPPDLLLNNAGVINHLAPLWEVPSEEFNRVIDVNIKGVANVIRHFLPAMADRNSGVIVNFSSGWGRSTSPEVAPYCASKWAIEGLTQSLAQELPLGMAAIALNPGIIHTDMLEICFGPAAASYTPLKVWGRRAVAFLLKLSARDNGAALTVPA
- a CDS encoding ABC transporter substrate-binding protein — its product is MPMTVSLRRWWRRWLAIACCGLMAIALPACSLENFKNQDTAQVPQVVGITTTEPKTFNYVLSQQSPNVFGFLYEGLITEDAQGAIVPAQAESWEVSDDNLRIRFRLREGLKWSDGEPLTADDVVFTYDQVYLNPDIPTDARDVLRIGVSGQLPSVRKISDREVEFTTPEPFAPFLRITGFPILPQHSLEPLVTQKEPDGRPKFVTALGIDTPPQDIIVNGPYTIERYITNQRVVFRRNPHYWQRDDQGNPLPSIERFVWQIVESPETGLLQFRAGGLDLLNIGVASFALLKQEEKRSNFTIYNGGPDSGTTFISFNLNKGSRNGKPLIDPIKSRWFNTVEFRQAVAYAIDREKMINNTLRGLGQPQDSPISVQSPYYLSRQEGLKVYDHNPEKARQLLQSVGFRYDAANQLLDQDGNRVRFTLLAPTGGRLGDSIGSQIRQDLGKIGMQVDFQPIDFGTLVEKITNSLDWECHFLAFTGGVEPNNGFNIWSPDGGLHSFNQKPLPGQPPVEGREVYDWEARIGELYIQGARELDEAKRKAIYAETQQLAQEYLPYIHLVNGYALAAVKNRLQNVEMSPLQSSVYQILWNAPLLRLVEQSALKAELRAE
- a CDS encoding ABC transporter substrate-binding protein, with the protein product MERVRSLLKKRQGWKRAIALCLAIALCLVGCRSSELRVAAAQGSQIVLATLSNPKTFNQALNQEFPNVFLFTYEGLTAENGETGFIEPALAEAWTISEDGTRVRFRLREGLRWSDGEPLTADDVIFTYQQVIFNPDIPTDGADGLRIGAEGRFPEVQKRSDREVEFILPEPFAPLLRTTIGPPTGVAILPRHALEAATRTRNPDGTLEFLSTWSTGADPRSIVTSGPYLIDQYVPGQRVIFRRNPYYWRRDEAGQPLPYIDRVIWQIVESTDTQLLRFRSGDLDVMGDTRPLRPEYFALLRREEDRGNFQVYGGGPWSGTTFLSFNLNQGRDAQGQPVVNPVKARWFQQKAFRQAVAYAIDRPKLLNNVFRGLGELQDSPVSFQSPYFLSPDQGLKTYGYDPAKARSLLESAGFRYGDRGELLDSDGNRVQFTLLTNSGNKIREAIGSQIRSDLAKIGMQVDFTPIDFNALTSKLTDSRDWDAHLIGFTGSAEPHSGANLWTSGGGSHVFNLGPQPGQPPLDGWQPYPWEREIDRLFTAGAQELDEAKRRAIYGEFQQIVQEELPVIHLVAELALMAGRDRLDGVKYSSLPTWGLWNLREIKIKND
- the larB gene encoding nickel pincer cofactor biosynthesis protein LarB produces the protein MTEPEALRVLLESVAAGQTSPDSALEKLRYFDFEPVGEFANIDHHRALRTGFPEVIWGPGKTPGQIAEIMQVMRQRTSVVMATRITPEVAAQIEQQVPDARYFPMARICALAPEHLEPRYPGTISLLSAGTADLAVAEEAAMTAELSGFRVRRLWDVGVAGIHRLLNNRHVIDQADVLIVVAGMEGALPSVVAGLASCPVIAVPTSVGYGASFQGLSALLTMLNSCAAGIGVVNIDNGFGAAVLAGQILRTAHRLARSPVGDA
- a CDS encoding adenylate/guanylate cyclase domain-containing protein, which codes for MPRDQILASLTPRGLLRRFILRPIQRLIYRRTVLLLVLLVLAGGLAAFWNTSRLASNLVETQALRNATLYAQVIQEARTLYNTDVVQRLEQSSGVTVTHAYREQEGAVPLPATYLIELGHRIEDTNSGMVVRLFSNYPFPWRQATGGPQDDFERAAIAQLQRDPQTPFTRLETFNGQASFRYAQADILKASCVNCHNQHPDSPKRDWKAGDVRGILEIITPLDSVIEQTREGLRGTALTMLILSVLALVGLLLVIGRLRQTSQELELRVADRTLALRETNAELAREQQKAEQLLLNILPQPIAEKLKQGHNHIANGFSDVTILFADIVGFTELSAQIAPEQLVGLLNEIFSAFDHLTEQFGLEKIKTIGDAYMVVGGLPMPRPDHAEAIAEMALAMLEAVEHFNQSHDFELSIRIGINTGPVVAGVIGTKKFIYDLWGDTVNVASRMESHGLPNGIQVTASTYECLRDRYEFEERGPIDVRGRGSMVTYWLTGKVSSVPVV